GACACGTCGCCCGGCGCGCGACTGCCCGGGCGGTCGCTGCTGCGGATCGGCCCGGTCAGCCTGCAGATCCGCCGCCGTGCGGTGCTGGTGGCCGCCACGCTGACCGTGCTGCTCCTGGTGGCCGTGGTGCTCAGCCTCTCCCTGGGCACCCCGTACGTCGCCCCGGCCGACGTGCTGCGCGCGCTCTCCGGCGCCGGCACCCCGTACGACCTGGTCGTCTTTGATCTGCGGTTGCCCCGGATCATGCTGGCCGCGGTGGCCGGCGCGGCCTTCGGCGTGGCCGGCACGCTGATCCAGAGCGTGGCGCGCAACCCGCTGGCCAGCCCGGACGTCATCGGCATCACCCAGGGTGCCGGGCTCGCCGCGACCGTGGCGTTGACCAGCGGGGCGGCCGCCGTGCTGGTGGCCCCCACCGCGCTGGTGGGCGGGCTGCTCGCCGCGGTGCTGCTGTTCGCCCTCGGTGCCCGGCACGGGCTGGCCGCGCAGCGGTTCGTGCTCGCCGGGGTGGCGGTCGCCTTCGCCTTCCGGGCGCTGACCGAGGTGGTCATGCTCACCGCCGACCCGATCGACGGGCTGCGCGCGCAGATCTGGCTGATCGGCACCCTGGCCGGCAAGGGCTGGACCGAGGCCGCCTGGATCGGCGGCACGCTGCTGGTGCTGCTGCCGGTGCTCGCCTGGGCCGGTTGGGCACTGAACAGCACCGCGCTGGACGACGACACCGCACGCGGGGCCGGGCTGCGCCCGGTCGCGCGCCGGATCGGGCTCGCCGGCACCGGCGTGCTCGTCGCCGCGATGGTCACCGCCCAGGTCGGCGCCGTCGACTTCGTGGCCCTGGTCGCCCCCCAGGTGGCCCGGCGGCTGGTCCGGGCCGAACGACCGCCGCTGGTCTGCGCCGCGCTGCTCGGCGCGCTGCTGCTGGTGCTTGCCGACCTGGCCGGCCGGCGACTGATCGCGCCCACCCAACTCCCGGCCGGCGTGCTGACCGCCGCGATCGGCGGGCCGTACCTGATCTTCCTGCTGCTGCGTGGACGGCGGCGGTCCTCGTGACCGTCACCCGCCCCGGCCCCTTGAAGGAGTCGTGATGCTCTCCACCCGCGACCTGGTCGTCGGCTACGACGAGCGGACCGTGCTCGACGGGCTCGACCTCGACCTGCCGACGGACGCGTTCACCGTGATCGTCGGTCCGAACGCGTGCGGCAAGTCCACCCTGCTGCGGACCATGGCCCGACTGCTCACCCCCCGCCGCGGCACGGTGCTGCTCGACGGCAGCGCCATCCGCGACCTGCCGACCCGGGAGGTGGCCCGCCGTCTCGGCGTACTGCCGCAGAGCCCGCTGGTGCCCGAGGGCGTCACCGTGGCCGACCTGGTCGGGCGCGGTCGGCAGCCCTACCAGCGGTGGTGGCAGCAGTGGTCGGCGGAGGACGGCGCGGCGGTCGACCAGGCGATGGCCCTGGCCGACGTGGCCAGCCTGGCCGACCGGCCGGTGGAC
The nucleotide sequence above comes from Micromonospora sp. NBC_00389. Encoded proteins:
- a CDS encoding FecCD family ABC transporter permease; translation: MTTIDRPSDLSTIGSDTSPGARLPGRSLLRIGPVSLQIRRRAVLVAATLTVLLLVAVVLSLSLGTPYVAPADVLRALSGAGTPYDLVVFDLRLPRIMLAAVAGAAFGVAGTLIQSVARNPLASPDVIGITQGAGLAATVALTSGAAAVLVAPTALVGGLLAAVLLFALGARHGLAAQRFVLAGVAVAFAFRALTEVVMLTADPIDGLRAQIWLIGTLAGKGWTEAAWIGGTLLVLLPVLAWAGWALNSTALDDDTARGAGLRPVARRIGLAGTGVLVAAMVTAQVGAVDFVALVAPQVARRLVRAERPPLVCAALLGALLLVLADLAGRRLIAPTQLPAGVLTAAIGGPYLIFLLLRGRRRSS